AGCTGGCCTATTCTTTGCTGGCAGAAATTGCCAAGAAAACTGGCTGGGAGCCGCTCTTGAAATACCGCGCCAAGCTTTTTGTTATGGAAGAAGAATACCGGAGTGCCAGCACACCAAGCATCGACTCCGAAACATCCAAGGGCTTACGTTCTAAACGGCTGTGTGAGAGATGGTTAGACAACCTGTTCATGCTAATATATGACGATCTCAAAATATACACGATATGGCAGGCCGAGCAGCTACATTTTGAGGCGCAGAATGCACAATATGCAAAAACCACTCTTGAATGGGAGCTTCTTGGGCTGTGCGCGAATAGGCTTCACCATTACCAAGAGGCCGCAAAAGCGTTTCAGAATGGGTTGCAATTGCGGTTCTCTGCCTCGTCGTGCAGGAAACTACTGCAGTACTACCTGAAGGAGCGCGAATTCATTCGCCAGAAGGGAGGGGAAACTGGGATGACATCTTCGCAGATTGTAAACGCTGTCAACACACAGGATAACAAGATCATTGACCTCTGCGTGCGCCTATGCTGCTGGAACCATCGCTGGTATAGCGAGTTTTCCCTGTTACTGCTGGATGCCGTTGCGAGAATTGTTGAAGATATTGGCATCACCAAGATGCAAAATGAAGTGGCCTCTCGTTTTCCGGAAAGCGTCGTCAACCTGTTCCAGACAAATGTGCTTGACTTTTTCGCTGAACATACTCGTGGTGAGTACGACCAATAACCGATCTCTAAGCCTTTTTGCATAGATTATGTACCTATAGTGCTCTCTATACGTCAACTTCATCTACAGAAGGGCCTCGATGTACTCTGGGCAAATTGGCTGGGCCACATCACACCATCGAAATACACTACCTGCGGTACCTTCTCCGCAAAACGGCCAACACTCGAAAAGGTCACCTGATTGTACGGCTTTGATACGGCTTTCCTCGGTGTTGTCACTGACTCTTTGTCGTTGGGTCGTGGACCCCTCAGCGGTGACCTGCGGTCGGCCCCGCCCAAATCGGTAACAGTTACCAAACTGGAGTTACAGAGTGGGTTTATTTCTTTTTATCCGTTTCTCCACATTTTATCCAGTGCGCTTCCATTGCTTAGCATAGCAGGGTTTATCCGGTATCGGCCCTTTTCCATTGTTTTTTTTCCGGCATCAGCTATGATTCTAATTAACTCTGGGGAATACCGCGCGGGGAAACGAGGCACTCGCGGGGGAACGAGGCGCTCGCGGGGAAACGAGGCCGTTGTCGTGTAGAGCTGTCCACATGGGGCCCGGGACGTGCGGAAGTTTGTTGAAATACACCTATACGTAATGTCGTAGTTTTCGAGAGGCGTGGGATATATAAGCCTTGGCGACTGCGATAAGAGATGCATCACTTAACATCAATCAGCAATGTATTTTTCTAAGCTACTAAGCGCAGTCGCACTCTGCAGCAGTGCTTCTGCACTGTATGTGCCTGGAGATGCTGATGTTAACGTGCAAAATAAGGACCAAACGCCAACGGCTTTGCCGGAGGAACCATTGAACGGTACCGCATATCGGCCCATTATGCATGCAACTCCTAGCCAGGGTTGGATGAACGACCCCAATGGTCTTTGGTATGACACTAAGGAGGAAGTGTACCACGTTTACTACCAGTACAACCCTGCTGACACTGTCTGGGGTGTGCCACTCTACTGGGGCCACTTGACATCCAAGGACTTACAATCTTGGGAGGACCACGGTGTTGCGATTCGCCCCCCACGCAACGACTCTGGCGCTTTCTCTGGCTCTGCTGTTGTCGATACCAATAACACCTCCGGTTTTTTCAACGACTCCATTGACCCTGCTCAGAGAGTTGTCGCTATTTGGACCTACAACACGCCTGAATCCGAGACCCAATGGATTTCTTACTCTCTAGATGGTGGCTACACGTTCATTGATTACGCGAATAACCCTGTCCTTGACTTGAACTCTACTCAGTTCAGAGATCCAAAGGTGATCTGGCACGAGGAAAGCCAAAAGTGGATCATGACCGTTGTCCTATCTCACAAGTACGCTATCCAAATCTACTCCTCTGACAACCTGAGGGAATGGACCTTGGAATCGGAGTTCAAGAACCACGGTCTGCTTGGCTTCCAGTACGAGTGTCCTGGCCTTGCCAAGATTCCAGTTTCCAAGCCGGCCAATTGCGAAATGCAGTTGAAAGACGTCTCCTACCCAGTCAAGAACAACACGGACTACGTGTGGGTGATGTTCTTGGCCATCAACCCAGGTGGACCACAGGGTGGCAACTTCAACCAGTACTTCATTGGCGACTTCGACGGCAAGAAATTTACTCCGTTCAGTGAGCAGACTCGCTTCCTGGACCACGGAAAGGACTTCTACGCGTTCCAGGGATTCTACAACAGTCAATTCAAGGACAGCTTCCTCGGAATTGCCTGGGCTTCAAACTGGCAGTATTCAGCATACGTGCCAACCAACCCATGGAGATCCTCGATGTCTTTGGCAAGAAAGCTAACTGTCAGGCCCTACAACCCCACTCCGGAAAGTGTCCAGCTTGTTCTGAACTCGGAGCCTGTTTTCGTTCCTGAGGATATGGAGTTTAACTCCAACTTCTCGAGCTGGAAAGATCTGAAATTGACTTCCGGAAAGGAGGAGGTTTTCGAGTTTGGATCTACGCCTCTCGGTGCCTTCGAGTTCAACCTGACCTTCACGGCAAACGACACCGGCTTGTCTAAGCACTCCCTAGGCGACTTCAGCATCTACCTAGAGGGGGCAAAAGACCCCGACGAATACTTGAGGCTTGGCTACAGCACACAGGCCGCCGACTTCTTCTTCGACCGCGGCAACTCCAAGGTCTCCTTCGTGCGCGAGAACCCGTTCTTCACGAACAAGATGGCCATCAACATGGAGCCTTGGGAGATCCTGGCTCCAGGCGTCAAGGTCTTCAAGGTCCGCGCCATTTTCGACGTGGACATCCTCGAGCTGTTCTTCAACGAGGGTACCGCGGCAAGCACCAACACGTACTTCCTGACGGAGGAGAACCACCCCGCTTCCCTGAAGTTCAAGACTTCCGTCGACAACGTGTTCACCGTCAACGAGCTAAGTCTGCGCCAGCTGACTTTTTAATCTAGTAAAGCACAATACGTGCGCCTACGTAGAGTGTTCCGCAATCCTAATTATTTCATATTTCTGTGGCAGGCACACTACGTAATTACCCCGCCCTTTCAATTTTTCCGGCGGATTGCTTATGTGATGTTCCGGACACTAAGCCACGCCGTACGGTGCTACCGAAGCGAAAACCGGTGAACACCGGGCGCTAGCGCCGCTTAACACATAAACCCACGTAGCTCTGAGGGCGCGTATTTTTAGAAGAATTGGTGTCACGGCGTATTTTGGTGATTTCTGTGACGACTGTCTCGTCGCAGAGACGAGAAACTCACACAGCCGTACATTTTTGTAAGGCACGAGGCACCCAATTCTTACGTAGTATTGTTCGACAGACGGTGTGCTGGATGACGATTGTGCCGCATGGGGCAGCAGGCATCCGGAGATGTGCTTATGACGTATGAAATGACAGAAAATAGTGGCTGGTGATTCCCTCGAAGGCTGAGGGTTCAACCGCCTGACGGATTGCGAACGAGCACCGTCATGGACCGTTGACAGCCGTTGTCCCTATAACCTTGACTACAACACCGTCACTAGTGTGGGGAGTTGGGTTTGTAACTTGAGCGCGGGAATGACGGGACTACTAGTGGGGCTCTTCCTGCTGATGCAGGGCATGCTCTCTCGAGCGTTAGACTTGGACTTATCTTCTAGAGAAGATGTGTGCCATTTCACCAATGAGATACAGAAGGGTATCATGGACTATTACTGGGGAAGCAAGTACGGCGGGATCGTGGGGATGTTCCAGCCGCCATACTACTGGTGGGAGGCCGGCGAAGTGTTCGGTGGGATGCTGGAAAACTGGTATCTGTGCGACAATCAGGAGTACGAGTCGGTGCTGCGGGAATCCATGATCGCGCAGACCGGCGATAAATTCGATTACATTCCTGCGAACCAGTCGACTACGGAGGGTAACGACGACCAGGGCGTGTGGGCGCTGTTCATCATGGGCGCAGTGGAGCGTAACTTCAAGGATCCGGAGAAGGAGGGCATGCCTGGCTGGCTAACCATGGTCCAGACCGTTTTCAACAAAATGGAAGCTCGCTGGGATGCCGAGAACTGTGGTGGGGGGCTGCGGTGGCAGATTTTCCAGTGGAACAACGGGTACACGTACAAGAACACCATTGCAAATGGGTGTCTGTTCCAGCTTGCCGCGCGGCTCGGTCGGTACACAGGCAACCAGACGTACCTGGACGTCGCATCGAAGGTTTTCCAGTGGCTGGTGGACGTGAAGTACATCGTGCTTGAGGACAAGGCGCGCGTCTTTGACGGCGCGCACATCCACGAGAACTGCTCGGATATAAAGGGGATCGAGTGGAGCTATAACCACGGGATCATCCTGGCCGGTGCGGCGTACATGTACAACGCTACGGGCGGGTCCCCAGAGTGGGAGAGCCATGTTACGAAAATTCTGGCTGGCGCCGCCGACTTCTACTTCCGCGACAAGATCATGTACGAGCGGGCGTGCCAGGACTACAACACCTGCGACAATGACCAGCGCTCCTTCAAGAGCATCTTCTCCCGTATGCTTGCCATCACCAGCGTGGTCGCTCCGTTCACCCGCGGCACCATCGACGAGCTCATCTACGCCAGCGCCACGGCGGCCTCCAAGTCCTGCGAACAAGGTACGCACGGCTACACCTGCGGCCTCAACTGGCACAAGGGCACGTATGACGGCGTATACGGCCTGGGCGAGCAGGCTTCCGCTCTCGAGATCATCCAGAACGTCCTCATCCACACAAAGGCCCCGCCGTTAACAGCTGACACCGGAGGGCAGAGCGAGGGTAACCCCGATGCAGGCCTCGACCATGACTCACAGCCTGCTATCCTGAGAGGGATGCACAATATCACTGGTAAGGATCGCGTCGGTGCTTCACTCATTACTGCAATTTCCCTTGGTCTGATGCTTGGCTGTGCGCTGTGGATGATCTTCTAGTAATATTTCTTTGATGTACTTTACTTTTCTACTAGATACAAGCTTGCCCCACCGCGTATACCTGACGCTCGATGTCATGTGACCCTTACTGTATTTCCGTGGCGTCTCCGTCTCGGGTGCGCCAGGCAGATGACAGCCCTTTTTGCTATCTGAAACCAGAGAGGAGACAAGTATTAGTTAATCGATATATCATATCTTACTATCTTTTGGAGCTACGATTGCTGAAAATGCAGGGGCCTGGAGAAGGCCCAGTAGCGGGCGTCAGTGTGCACTGAAAGTTGATAGAAGTTAATAATTTTTCAGTTTAAAAGCAGAATAAAAGGCATGTGGGCGAGACGGCTGACTCAATGTCCCAACGCTACCGTACACATTCTTGGTCCAAGCCTAATTCACTCAGCAAGGCAGCCACAGGATTTTTTCCAAAGGGCAGTGAGCAGAAGAAAGCATCATAAGTAGTGTTGGTCGTCGCAACAGTGCACGCGAGCGAACAAGCAACGGGGATGGGGTACATTCAATTCCACGGCGTCTACCTACCGGAGGACAACGTGGTGTCACTGGGTGTGCTGAGCAAACATCTGCAACGGCAACAAGAGTTCACCGGGCAGCCCGGGCGGCAGCACAACCTGCAGATAGGCGGGCAAGGCAAGGACGAAGAGGCTAACATGGCGCAGCTATGGGACGTGCTCATGGGCAATGACGGGCTGCCTGCAGGCGCGGAGGTTcagccgctgcgcgcggcggaggTGCCCACGCTGCGGTGCTCTCCCGAGCCGTCATCCCTGGAGGAGGACATGCAGGGCCAGTTCCAGTACAAGGACCTGATCTCTGTGCATCTGTCGCCATGCACGCAGGACGAGCAGGCGTCCGGGGACTCCAGCGACGCGCCCCAGATCTCGGAAACACCCGTGGACGTCGCGGTCGAGGCCCCCGCGCAGTCTCCCACGTTCGCGCGCGATAGCGCCGTCTACAGGTGCTCATACTGCCCCTCCAACTTCAAGGTCCGCGGCTACCTCACCCGACACCTGAAGAAACACATGCCCTACAAGGACTTCCGCTGTCCCTACTGGTCCGAGGACTGCCGCTGCCACAGCTCCGGCGAGTTCTCGCGCAAGGATACCTTCCGCACCCACCTCAAGTCCATTCACTTCGTCTACCCGGTCGGGACTACGAAGGCCCAGCGCAACAATTCTGTTggccgctgcgccgcctgcTACGAGCAGTTCAACAACAACAAGGACTGGCTCAAATACCACATCGACGCCGGAAGATGCACGGAATTCAAGCTCAGGCAGGACGAAAAGACCCACGTCTATGGCACTTTTTGACTCTGCCATTCCGAAATCGCCCAACAACCTTCTCGGCCTCGTTCCCAGCCGCGTTCCCAGCCGCGGGACCTCCACCCGTCTCCAACCCTTCGTATACTTCTCCGACTTTGTACTTATTATCCTCTAACAATAATCGCATACATACGCTACCTCCGCTCATTGTGCATACAGCCTTGTGGCACCTCATCTCTCTTATCAATAGCGGAGAGGCCCTCGCACAGAATCCGGTGCCTGCTTGCTCGATGCTGTTCTCCGTATTACTCGAACAGAGTTTCGATGCTCCGGATCAAGTAATCAAGCACGTGACTGGCTCACGTGATATACACGTGGTATGTGAAACACAAATAAATACAAATCGCGCAACGCGCAGCACGATAACCAGCCTTCTACCACGCCATTGACAGCAAAGCACCAGGCGAGCAAAGTATAGAGGGCGCACGAGCTGACAAGGAAAAGGGCAATGGAGACAGAAGAATGGAGGTTGCAGTCGGAGCGGCTACCGACGTTGTTCGAAGTGTTGAATAACCAGACGGCGGCGCCCGTGGACTCATGGTCATTCTATACGTTTCTATTTCAGTACCCGGGCGCGTTGAACTACATGGACTTCTGGGTGGATGTTATGGCGCACCTACGGCTCTGCAAGGACTATGTCAAGGGCATTCGGGAGTCGATGATGCTGTTGGAGGtggaggagcagcagggGCGGTCGCGGGGGCGGCCGGCGGGGTCGACGGAGAAGCGGCAGAGCCTCTCGAGCTCCGTGTTGCTTGACGCGTTGTTGAATGACGGGTACCTCGACTACCACGACAACCGGCGCATCAGCCAGTTTTTGAAGGGCGATGGAGAGTCCGCGCGGCTCTCGCAGTTGTTCGAGGGCCGCGGCGGGGACAGCTCCGGAGAGAAGGCGCCCACCGAGGAGCCACACTTGTCGCTGATGCTCGACGAGTTTCTCGTGCGGCAGATGAAGGAGTCGCAGCGGCCCAAGCTCACCACGAAGCAGCTCGTGGCGAGCGCAAACACAATTGTCGACCGCTACTTGGTGTCGAAGGACAGCATGCGGTCGGAGCGACTGTTAACGACGGTGCCGGAGCACATGCGGCTCGAGGTCATCAATCTGGTGAAGGGTGAGCAAAGATACGACCCGGACGTGTTTGAGCCGCTCAAGATTATCTCATTCCAGTTCCTCGAGATCTATTGCTTCCCGAAATTCTTGTCCTCCGTTGCGCTACACAATTTGCACTACGACATTTCACTATCACAGAAGGCCAGTCGCTCCCCGTATTCGCAATGCACGACCTTGGCTCGGGTAGCAACGGGATTTTTCTTCTGGGCAGTGGGCTTCTGGGTCGGCTACTCCCTAATCTTCCTCGACTACCCCCGCCGCGTCCGCACTGTCACGCTAGTACCCTTTTTGATCGGTTCCTACTACATTGTGTGTGGCGTCTACCATCTCGACATTATCTACGCTGTCTGCGGTGTCACTCAGACCCTGATTTCCCCACGCAGGTACGAagaaccggagctcggtCTTGACCAGAAACAAAACAGCGCTACCAAGGTACCCTTTTTTTTCACATTTCTAGGTGGCCGCAAGCGCTTGACCAAGGTGCGGCATCCATTCGTCCTAAACATTATGCGGAAGCGCGCGTTATGGTGCCTTTTCCTCGTAATTGTCACTACGGCCGTCCTAACCGTCATATTCACAGCCGTTCCCTCTGTAAGACTCTAACATCCCAGGAAACATGTTATCGGACTTTCTAACTTCGTCTTCAGGATTTACAGTAGCATATAACCACATCCGCGTCCCTGGAGTTCCTCCGCTGGCG
This is a stretch of genomic DNA from Eremothecium gossypii ATCC 10895 chromosome VI, complete sequence. It encodes these proteins:
- the SUC2 gene encoding beta-fructofuranosidase SUC2 (Non-syntenic homolog of Saccharomyces cerevisiae YIL162W (SUC2)), which codes for MYFSKLLSAVALCSSASALYVPGDADVNVQNKDQTPTALPEEPLNGTAYRPIMHATPSQGWMNDPNGLWYDTKEEVYHVYYQYNPADTVWGVPLYWGHLTSKDLQSWEDHGVAIRPPRNDSGAFSGSAVVDTNNTSGFFNDSIDPAQRVVAIWTYNTPESETQWISYSLDGGYTFIDYANNPVLDLNSTQFRDPKVIWHEESQKWIMTVVLSHKYAIQIYSSDNLREWTLESEFKNHGLLGFQYECPGLAKIPVSKPANCEMQLKDVSYPVKNNTDYVWVMFLAINPGGPQGGNFNQYFIGDFDGKKFTPFSEQTRFLDHGKDFYAFQGFYNSQFKDSFLGIAWASNWQYSAYVPTNPWRSSMSLARKLTVRPYNPTPESVQLVLNSEPVFVPEDMEFNSNFSSWKDLKLTSGKEEVFEFGSTPLGAFEFNLTFTANDTGLSKHSLGDFSIYLEGAKDPDEYLRLGYSTQAADFFFDRGNSKVSFVRENPFFTNKMAINMEPWEILAPGVKVFKVRAIFDVDILELFFNEGTAASTNTYFLTEENHPASLKFKTSVDNVFTVNELSLRQLTF
- the DFG5 gene encoding putative mannan endo-1,6-alpha-mannosidase (Syntenic homolog of Saccharomyces cerevisiae YMR238W (DFG5)) — translated: MTGLLVGLFLLMQGMLSRALDLDLSSREDVCHFTNEIQKGIMDYYWGSKYGGIVGMFQPPYYWWEAGEVFGGMLENWYLCDNQEYESVLRESMIAQTGDKFDYIPANQSTTEGNDDQGVWALFIMGAVERNFKDPEKEGMPGWLTMVQTVFNKMEARWDAENCGGGLRWQIFQWNNGYTYKNTIANGCLFQLAARLGRYTGNQTYLDVASKVFQWLVDVKYIVLEDKARVFDGAHIHENCSDIKGIEWSYNHGIILAGAAYMYNATGGSPEWESHVTKILAGAADFYFRDKIMYERACQDYNTCDNDQRSFKSIFSRMLAITSVVAPFTRGTIDELIYASATAASKSCEQGTHGYTCGLNWHKGTYDGVYGLGEQASALEIIQNVLIHTKAPPLTADTGGQSEGNPDAGLDHDSQPAILRGMHNITGKDRVGASLITAISLGLMLGCALWMIF
- a CDS encoding AFR531Wp (Syntenic homolog of Saccharomyces cerevisiae YHR006W (STP2)), whose protein sequence is MGYIQFHGVYLPEDNVVSLGVLSKHLQRQQEFTGQPGRQHNLQIGGQGKDEEANMAQLWDVLMGNDGLPAGAEVQPLRAAEVPTLRCSPEPSSLEEDMQGQFQYKDLISVHLSPCTQDEQASGDSSDAPQISETPVDVAVEAPAQSPTFARDSAVYRCSYCPSNFKVRGYLTRHLKKHMPYKDFRCPYWSEDCRCHSSGEFSRKDTFRTHLKSIHFVYPVGTTKAQRNNSVGRCAACYEQFNNNKDWLKYHIDAGRCTEFKLRQDEKTHVYGTF
- the RAX1 gene encoding Rax1p (Syntenic homolog of Saccharomyces cerevisiae YOR301W (RAX1)); its protein translation is METEEWRLQSERLPTLFEVLNNQTAAPVDSWSFYTFLFQYPGALNYMDFWVDVMAHLRLCKDYVKGIRESMMLLEVEEQQGRSRGRPAGSTEKRQSLSSSVLLDALLNDGYLDYHDNRRISQFLKGDGESARLSQLFEGRGGDSSGEKAPTEEPHLSLMLDEFLVRQMKESQRPKLTTKQLVASANTIVDRYLVSKDSMRSERLLTTVPEHMRLEVINLVKGEQRYDPDVFEPLKIISFQFLEIYCFPKFLSSVALHNLHYDISLSQKASRSPYSQCTTLARVATGFFFWAVGFWVGYSLIFLDYPRRVRTVTLVPFLIGSYYIVCGVYHLDIIYAVCGVTQTLISPRRYEEPELGLDQKQNSATKVPFFFTFLGGRKRLTKVRHPFVLNIMRKRALWCLFLVIVTTAVLTVIFTAVPSVRL